From Micromonospora rhizosphaerae, the proteins below share one genomic window:
- a CDS encoding PQQ-binding-like beta-propeller repeat protein produces the protein MAPDGRSVYFTSGTQLWRYDLPTDTYGPALDAAGKPVVSAGPGVGWGFIDGKVYAAIGNYQGQALWYDPATGANEQYVLPFPPQALDINNISAGPDGRVYTNLYINGNLSVLDPTTGKATNLGGLGQADGFGWHGGKMYQGIYPYGGVLEYDPAKPYVRGTNPRELFRLQPDGQNRPITFASAGSKIYVGSTPDYGLWGGALTVYDTATGERVTHRDIVADQGVVALAVIGDRLWAGTSISGGGGTEPKATEAKLFTADLATGEKIAEYTPLPGADAITSVVAGPDGRIWGLADGELFILDPATGAVVHRQDIPGDYSGVQDELTVNPADEHVYASLDGNLLKIDPLSKAVTVIRDAQTYRLTQDAQGNLWFRNGVKAANGAVQYGSHLLRYVPEADACRGSDLRAHVFTGDVDSGVANRYAADGCTVNDLIRDETSWDSHGAFLAHVAHVTADLVRSGVLTDSEKDAIVAAAGQSDVGA, from the coding sequence GTGGCCCCGGACGGGCGGTCGGTCTACTTCACCTCCGGCACCCAACTCTGGCGTTACGATCTGCCGACCGACACGTACGGACCGGCGCTCGACGCGGCCGGCAAGCCGGTGGTCAGCGCCGGGCCCGGGGTCGGGTGGGGATTCATCGACGGCAAGGTCTACGCGGCGATCGGCAACTACCAGGGGCAGGCACTGTGGTACGACCCGGCCACCGGAGCGAATGAGCAGTACGTGCTGCCGTTCCCGCCGCAGGCGCTGGACATCAACAACATAAGCGCCGGCCCGGACGGGCGGGTCTACACGAACCTCTACATCAACGGCAATCTGTCGGTGCTCGACCCGACCACCGGCAAGGCGACCAACCTGGGCGGACTGGGGCAGGCCGACGGCTTCGGCTGGCACGGCGGGAAGATGTACCAGGGCATCTACCCGTACGGCGGCGTGCTCGAGTACGACCCGGCCAAGCCGTACGTCCGCGGCACGAACCCGCGGGAGCTGTTCCGGCTGCAGCCGGACGGGCAGAACCGCCCGATCACGTTCGCCTCGGCGGGCTCGAAGATCTACGTCGGCAGCACACCGGACTACGGCCTGTGGGGCGGCGCGCTGACCGTGTACGACACCGCGACGGGCGAGCGGGTCACGCACCGGGACATCGTGGCTGACCAGGGCGTGGTCGCGCTGGCCGTGATCGGCGACCGGCTCTGGGCCGGTACCTCGATCAGTGGTGGCGGGGGCACCGAACCGAAGGCGACCGAGGCGAAGCTCTTCACCGCCGACCTCGCCACCGGCGAGAAGATCGCCGAGTACACCCCGCTGCCCGGCGCCGACGCGATCACTTCGGTGGTCGCCGGCCCCGACGGCAGGATCTGGGGTCTCGCGGACGGGGAGCTGTTCATCCTCGACCCGGCGACCGGAGCCGTCGTCCACCGGCAGGACATCCCCGGCGACTACTCCGGGGTGCAGGACGAGCTAACGGTTAACCCCGCCGACGAGCACGTCTACGCCTCGCTCGACGGGAACCTGCTCAAGATCGACCCACTGTCGAAGGCGGTGACGGTGATTCGGGACGCGCAGACGTACCGGCTGACCCAGGACGCGCAGGGCAACCTGTGGTTCCGCAACGGGGTCAAGGCGGCGAACGGCGCGGTGCAGTACGGCTCGCACCTGCTGCGCTACGTGCCGGAGGCGGACGCCTGCCGGGGCTCGGACCTGCGGGCTCACGTGTTCACCGGCGACGTCGACTCCGGCGTGGCCAACCGATACGCCGCCGACGGCTGCACGGTCAACGACCTGATCCGTGACGAGACGAGCTGGGACAGCCACGGGGCGTTCCTCGCGCACGTCGCGCACGTCACCGCGGATCTCGTCCGCTCCGGGGTGCTGACCGACTCGGAGAAGGACGCGATCGTGGCGGCGGCCGGCCAGTCCGACGTGGGGGCCTGA
- a CDS encoding amidohydrolase family protein: MLTPDPLTEAVRNRVPLAGADVIDAHAHVGPYSRFFIPDPSADAMVRLMDRCGVRRAVLSSCLAIELDTAAGNAATAAAVRSHPDRLAGYLTLNPHQSPEAEVARWADDPGFIGIKLHPSLHEYPVPGPAYGPAWEFAAATGRPVLSHTWTGSAYDDPAMLAAVAERHPDVTILLGHAGALPAGFDTVIELARRHQNLYLEICGSYFTSRALERMVGELGAHRVIYGSDFPFIDLRYSLGRVLFADLPLADRITVLGGAFAALLPPRP, translated from the coding sequence GTGCTGACCCCCGACCCGCTCACGGAGGCGGTCCGGAACCGGGTTCCGCTCGCGGGCGCCGACGTGATCGACGCGCACGCCCACGTCGGCCCGTACAGCCGATTCTTCATCCCTGACCCGTCCGCCGACGCGATGGTGCGGTTGATGGACCGGTGCGGGGTGCGCCGGGCGGTGCTCTCCTCCTGCCTGGCCATCGAGCTGGACACCGCCGCCGGCAACGCCGCCACGGCCGCCGCCGTACGGTCACACCCGGACCGGCTCGCCGGCTATCTGACGCTCAACCCGCACCAGAGCCCGGAGGCGGAGGTGGCCCGGTGGGCCGATGACCCCGGCTTCATCGGCATAAAGCTGCATCCGAGCCTGCACGAGTACCCGGTTCCCGGGCCGGCCTACGGTCCCGCCTGGGAGTTCGCGGCGGCCACCGGACGGCCGGTGCTCAGCCACACCTGGACCGGTTCGGCGTACGACGACCCGGCGATGCTCGCCGCCGTCGCCGAGCGCCACCCCGACGTCACCATCCTGCTCGGGCACGCCGGCGCGCTGCCGGCCGGCTTCGACACGGTCATCGAGCTGGCCCGCCGGCATCAGAACCTCTACCTGGAGATCTGCGGCTCGTACTTCACCAGCCGTGCGCTCGAGCGGATGGTCGGCGAGCTGGGCGCACACCGGGTCATCTATGGCTCTGACTTCCCCTTCATCGACCTGCGGTATTCACTCGGCCGGGTCCTCTTCGCCGACCTGCCCCTGGCCGACCGGATCACCGTCCTCGGCGGTGCGTTCGCCGCGCTGCTTCCACCTCGACCGTGA
- a CDS encoding fumarylacetoacetate hydrolase family protein, whose translation MRIAGLRTPDGLRVGIGVGDLVVRADVLGLHAGPVAAATLPPAERERWQAAAAARAAAGPDGDVVQPLDEAPLGPPVWPVPKMICLALNYRAHAQEGGFTPPARPVTFLKGPNTLTGHGCDVVVPPLTRRIDHEGELAVVIGRRSRNLTGLTWREAVAGYTICNDLTARDLQLDDIEARHPWDLSKSIDGYGPLGPWLVTADEVPDPQALDLEVRVDGEPRQRGGTDQMIFGVGELLTRLSAVMTLEPGDVIATGTPDGIGPVPDGSTVEVRVGDLGVLRNRVVFAPAGPTEPGAPAATVPAEAVTTGGRVVRS comes from the coding sequence GTGAGAATCGCCGGATTACGTACACCGGACGGACTCCGCGTCGGAATCGGCGTCGGCGACCTGGTCGTACGCGCCGACGTGCTCGGCCTGCACGCCGGCCCGGTGGCGGCCGCGACCCTGCCGCCCGCCGAACGGGAGCGCTGGCAGGCCGCCGCGGCGGCGCGGGCAGCGGCGGGACCGGACGGTGACGTGGTACAGCCACTCGACGAAGCTCCGCTCGGGCCGCCGGTCTGGCCCGTACCCAAGATGATCTGCCTGGCGCTGAACTACCGGGCCCACGCACAGGAGGGCGGCTTCACCCCGCCCGCTCGGCCGGTGACCTTCTTGAAGGGCCCGAACACCCTCACCGGACACGGGTGCGACGTTGTGGTTCCACCGCTGACCCGGCGGATCGACCACGAAGGTGAGTTGGCCGTGGTGATCGGCCGCCGGTCGCGGAACCTCACCGGGTTGACCTGGCGTGAGGCGGTGGCCGGGTACACGATCTGCAACGACCTCACCGCCCGCGACCTGCAACTGGATGACATCGAGGCGCGGCACCCCTGGGACCTGTCGAAGAGCATCGACGGCTACGGACCGCTCGGGCCGTGGCTGGTGACCGCTGACGAGGTCCCGGATCCGCAGGCCCTCGACCTCGAGGTACGGGTCGACGGTGAGCCGCGCCAACGGGGCGGAACCGATCAAATGATCTTCGGGGTCGGCGAGTTGCTGACGCGGCTCAGCGCGGTCATGACCCTCGAGCCCGGCGACGTGATCGCCACCGGTACGCCCGACGGCATCGGCCCGGTCCCGGACGGGTCCACGGTCGAGGTGCGCGTCGGTGACCTCGGTGTGCTGCGCAACCGGGTGGTGTTCGCACCCGCCGGGCCGACCGAGCCCGGGGCTCCGGCGGCGACCGTGCCGGCCGAGGCCGTCACCACCGGAGGAAGGGTGGTGCGGTCGTGA
- a CDS encoding amidohydrolase family protein: MNLYDCNSMLGRLPAGNVGEGSVAALTKLMDRFGIEAAVVAHTAAWRHDPASGNAQLLAEVSGEPRLRPAWVGLPDSCGEVAPPAQFVAAARRHDVAAVRLYPADHGYGLAGSDCAALLDALAAARLPVLIDADQASMTEIEAIAAARPALPVVVCQVGYRALRRLAGVLARTGNVHVELSYLGSHLGLEWLVERFGSARLLFGTGLPVRDPADAVTRLLWSELDDAEVAAIGAGNLRRLVGGGDPC, from the coding sequence GTGAACCTGTACGACTGCAATTCGATGCTCGGCAGGCTCCCGGCGGGCAACGTGGGCGAGGGCAGTGTCGCGGCGCTGACGAAGCTGATGGACCGGTTCGGCATCGAGGCGGCGGTCGTCGCCCACACCGCCGCGTGGCGGCACGACCCGGCCAGTGGCAATGCCCAGCTGCTCGCCGAGGTTTCCGGCGAGCCGCGGTTGCGGCCCGCCTGGGTGGGCCTACCGGACAGCTGCGGCGAGGTGGCGCCACCAGCACAGTTCGTGGCCGCAGCCCGACGACACGACGTCGCGGCGGTGCGCCTCTACCCGGCCGACCACGGCTACGGCCTTGCCGGAAGCGACTGCGCGGCGCTGCTCGACGCCCTGGCGGCGGCGCGGCTCCCGGTGCTCATCGACGCCGACCAGGCGTCGATGACCGAGATCGAGGCGATCGCCGCGGCGCGCCCCGCGCTGCCCGTCGTGGTGTGCCAGGTCGGATACCGGGCGCTTCGCCGACTCGCCGGGGTCCTCGCCCGCACCGGGAACGTCCACGTCGAACTGTCCTATCTGGGCAGCCATCTCGGGCTGGAGTGGCTGGTGGAGCGCTTCGGGAGCGCTCGGCTGTTGTTCGGCACCGGCCTGCCGGTGCGCGATCCGGCCGACGCCGTGACCCGGCTGCTCTGGTCGGAGCTGGATGACGCGGAGGTGGCGGCGATCGGCGCCGGCAACCTGCGGCGGCTTGTCGGCGGGGGGGACCCGTGCTGA
- a CDS encoding heparinase II/III family protein, protein MTTLVEKARHVDELRMRHISPEALAAAVDVPDLRARLSTRTGVTPVRDPLRWAAHLRGTPRAAEVLAAADALLDQPFDFTDPAHGRSGLYGFHYLYWTNPLVQAYALTGERRYAERFGAIVDDWYAVRDQVRGEWPGLDVVWYTLGVACRSQVLLGALHTLGHELSEKTRHRLVATLLGGARWLAEEHDAFRHGNWQLAGCAVLTEIAGYLPEFTEASAWSAVAGERLHEHLMLDVYADGGHYERSPSYHLMCLAGLQNAALRDESLRAHPRLRAMHDWLLAMATPGGVVPPFNDSHVPHVAEPLLRGWHLYGDPAYLAVARAHLPAERIAEILAWLELRELPAESPEAAPARSVLLPQSKFAVLRVGGHYGVVNCGPYIEHELESHSHHAALDLVLWGHGAALAWEPGGPESYDDPQYQGWYRATRAHNTIQPGDGDVGEDHDARVDAHVRLPECDMLVAEHTGWGAPHRRCVLLLRDDPTYWVISDDYQDGPYDWRLGALQPWSGDPATGLHGGIGPALLVLPVDLPQAVRTDSGPTRIPDAEGASSPATLYGLTLRYPAGRARHVLVPYAATRPTVSLSEAGPVLRIAHAGGVDVIGDGSVVRLGDGRLRAAASWAGNPIEHAGRTLVRGRADAVGLTVDADRWTVTAEVAARTVLWIAAAGATRLDGVRISPTRVDGGSRVTLPAAGRWRVQIDSEGER, encoded by the coding sequence ATGACCACCCTGGTGGAAAAGGCGCGACACGTCGACGAGTTGCGGATGCGGCACATCAGCCCGGAAGCGCTCGCCGCCGCGGTGGATGTGCCGGATCTGCGGGCGCGGCTGTCGACCCGTACCGGGGTCACGCCGGTGCGCGATCCGCTCCGATGGGCGGCGCACCTGCGCGGCACCCCGCGCGCCGCCGAGGTGCTGGCCGCCGCCGACGCGCTGCTCGACCAGCCCTTCGACTTCACCGACCCGGCACATGGGCGGTCCGGGCTGTACGGGTTCCACTACCTCTACTGGACCAACCCGCTCGTCCAGGCGTACGCGCTCACCGGCGAGCGGCGGTACGCCGAACGGTTCGGCGCGATCGTGGACGACTGGTACGCCGTCCGCGACCAGGTACGCGGCGAGTGGCCGGGGCTGGACGTGGTCTGGTACACCCTCGGGGTCGCCTGCCGTTCGCAGGTGCTGCTGGGTGCCCTGCACACTCTCGGTCACGAACTGAGCGAGAAGACCCGGCACCGGTTGGTCGCGACGCTGCTCGGCGGCGCGCGCTGGCTCGCCGAGGAGCACGACGCGTTCCGGCACGGCAACTGGCAGCTCGCCGGCTGTGCGGTACTCACCGAGATCGCCGGCTATCTACCGGAGTTCACCGAAGCATCGGCCTGGTCCGCGGTGGCGGGCGAGCGGCTGCACGAGCACCTGATGCTGGACGTGTACGCCGACGGCGGGCACTACGAGCGCAGCCCGTCCTACCACCTCATGTGCCTGGCCGGGTTGCAGAACGCGGCGCTGCGCGACGAGAGCCTGCGGGCGCATCCGCGGCTGCGCGCGATGCACGACTGGCTGCTGGCGATGGCCACACCCGGGGGAGTCGTACCGCCGTTCAACGACTCGCACGTGCCGCACGTGGCCGAGCCGCTGCTCCGCGGCTGGCACCTGTACGGCGACCCGGCGTACCTCGCCGTCGCCCGAGCGCACCTGCCGGCCGAGCGGATCGCCGAGATCCTCGCCTGGCTGGAACTGCGCGAACTTCCCGCCGAGTCACCCGAGGCGGCCCCGGCCCGCTCGGTCCTGCTGCCGCAGAGCAAGTTCGCCGTGCTGCGGGTCGGCGGGCACTACGGGGTGGTCAACTGCGGGCCGTACATCGAACACGAGTTGGAGAGCCACAGCCACCACGCGGCGCTCGACCTGGTGCTGTGGGGCCACGGCGCGGCGCTGGCCTGGGAGCCCGGCGGGCCGGAGAGTTACGACGATCCGCAGTACCAGGGCTGGTACCGGGCGACCCGGGCGCACAACACGATCCAGCCCGGCGACGGAGATGTCGGCGAGGACCACGACGCCCGCGTCGACGCCCACGTGAGGCTTCCCGAGTGCGACATGCTGGTCGCCGAGCACACCGGTTGGGGCGCGCCACACCGCAGATGCGTGCTCCTGCTGCGCGACGATCCGACCTACTGGGTCATCAGTGACGACTATCAAGACGGGCCGTACGACTGGCGGTTGGGTGCCCTCCAGCCGTGGAGCGGTGATCCGGCCACCGGGTTGCACGGCGGGATCGGCCCCGCCCTGCTCGTGCTCCCCGTCGACCTGCCGCAGGCCGTGCGCACCGACTCGGGTCCGACCCGGATACCCGACGCCGAAGGCGCGTCGTCGCCGGCGACGCTGTACGGGCTCACTCTGCGCTATCCGGCCGGCCGGGCCCGGCACGTGCTGGTGCCGTACGCCGCCACGCGTCCCACGGTGAGTCTGTCGGAGGCCGGCCCGGTGCTGCGGATCGCCCACGCGGGTGGCGTGGACGTCATCGGGGACGGGTCGGTGGTGCGACTGGGCGACGGCCGGCTGCGCGCCGCGGCGTCGTGGGCCGGTAACCCGATCGAGCATGCCGGGCGGACGCTGGTGCGAGGCCGTGCCGACGCCGTGGGCCTGACGGTCGATGCGGACCGCTGGACCGTCACGGCCGAGGTCGCCGCCCGGACCGTGTTGTGGATCGCCGCGGCCGGAGCCACCCGGCTCGACGGGGTGCGGATCAGCCCGACCCGGGTCGACGGCGGCAGCCGGGTCACGCTGCCGGCGGCCGGCCGGTGGAGAGTACAGATCGATAGCGAGGGGGAGCGATGA
- a CDS encoding extracellular solute-binding protein: MFRRLVGGLAVAALALAAAGCGGSAGGSDKQTVTLWMYPLGDESVNQTFWSGVEWDFEKAHPDIDVKIETQPWENREEKLTTALASGKGPDLVLMIPDQVPQFARTRSLQPVDDALGGPREDFQPGAISGSTYEGKLYIAPLYLTADLPAYNKKVLAEIGVTEAPKTWDEVLSWVPKLSAKGYQTLDYTAAASYSLNGTYYPLLWQSGGHVFAPDGKSVAFNSPEGEKALQILVDIYKQGGIPKSQLTAPGDAATGPMAKGKVAFNNAMSVPFVKNVQKLWGAENVLVGPPLSNGQQVGFGIPGGLVLTSQAKDPKKAKAAKEFPLRHRQRRARQAQHGVRVLPAAQVRAGAGRPGDEAVRPVSVHHVRRRGAARLPAGDVRARAAHSGRAQGRQEPAAGPGRRGQGGQRAHRTDRMTYPAGPQRPDRLQPQGRHMTVVTSQPVAIGAVRRRAGRPPRRRLGTVTLVVLVALATLVPSVAMLLVALSPPGVRTLPDVLWPDRVSLDNFVTALRGASLARWAVNSLVYSAVSTALVLILATMAGYAFAKKRWPGRDTVFWVMLATLMVPFHVTLIPFFLTVSAAGGIDTYWGMIVPTLANFIWHWNDFLWPLLVAQSDEMRTITVGLATLRSDQMLPQQQLAAATITVLPCLLVFGLLQRYVADNVATVGIKG, translated from the coding sequence ATGTTTCGAAGACTGGTCGGCGGCCTGGCCGTGGCCGCGCTCGCCCTCGCCGCAGCGGGCTGCGGCGGGTCCGCGGGCGGCAGTGACAAACAGACCGTGACGTTGTGGATGTATCCGTTGGGCGACGAGTCGGTCAACCAGACCTTCTGGTCGGGGGTGGAGTGGGACTTCGAGAAGGCGCACCCGGACATCGACGTCAAGATCGAGACCCAGCCGTGGGAGAACAGGGAGGAGAAGCTGACCACGGCGCTGGCCTCGGGTAAGGGGCCGGACCTGGTGCTGATGATCCCCGATCAGGTGCCGCAGTTCGCCAGGACCCGGTCGCTTCAGCCGGTCGACGACGCGCTCGGCGGTCCGCGCGAGGACTTCCAGCCGGGCGCGATCAGCGGGTCGACGTACGAGGGCAAGCTGTACATCGCGCCGCTCTACCTGACCGCGGACCTGCCGGCCTACAACAAGAAGGTGCTCGCCGAGATCGGTGTCACCGAGGCGCCGAAGACCTGGGACGAGGTGCTGTCCTGGGTGCCCAAGCTGAGCGCGAAGGGATACCAGACCCTCGACTACACCGCGGCCGCCAGCTACTCCCTCAACGGCACGTACTACCCGCTCCTGTGGCAGAGCGGCGGGCACGTCTTCGCCCCGGACGGCAAGTCGGTGGCGTTCAACAGCCCGGAGGGCGAGAAGGCGCTGCAGATCCTCGTCGACATCTACAAGCAGGGTGGCATCCCCAAGTCGCAGCTCACCGCGCCGGGCGATGCCGCCACCGGCCCGATGGCCAAGGGCAAGGTTGCGTTCAACAACGCGATGTCCGTGCCGTTCGTCAAGAACGTGCAGAAGCTGTGGGGCGCCGAGAACGTACTGGTCGGTCCGCCGCTGTCCAACGGCCAGCAGGTCGGCTTCGGGATACCCGGCGGCCTGGTCCTTACCTCGCAGGCCAAGGACCCGAAGAAGGCCAAGGCGGCCAAGGAGTTCCCCCTACGTCACCGGCAGCGACGTGCTCGCCAGGCTCAGCACGGCGTTCGGGTACTTCCCGCCGCGCAAGTCCGTGCCGGTGCCGGACGACCCGGTGATGAAGCAGTTCGCCCCGTATCTGTCCACCATGTTCGCCGGCGAGGTGCAGCCCGCCTCCCGGCAGGTGATGTCCGTGCTCGCGCCGCACATTCAGGCCGCGCTCAAGGGCGACAAGAGCCCGCGGCAGGCCCTGGACGACGCGGCCAAGGAGGCCAACGAGCTCATCGCACGGACCGGATGACGTACCCGGCCGGTCCGCAGCGCCCGGACCGCCTCCAACCACAAGGGAGACACATGACTGTGGTGACCAGCCAGCCGGTCGCCATCGGCGCCGTCCGGCGCCGCGCCGGGCGCCCGCCTCGCCGTCGGTTGGGTACGGTGACGTTGGTGGTGCTGGTTGCGCTTGCCACGCTGGTGCCGTCCGTGGCGATGCTGCTTGTGGCGTTGTCTCCGCCGGGTGTGCGTACGTTGCCGGATGTGCTGTGGCCGGACCGGGTCAGCTTGGACAACTTCGTTACGGCGTTGCGTGGTGCGAGCCTGGCCCGTTGGGCGGTCAACTCGCTGGTGTACTCGGCGGTCTCCACCGCGTTGGTGTTGATCCTCGCCACGATGGCCGGGTACGCGTTCGCGAAGAAACGCTGGCCCGGCCGGGACACTGTGTTCTGGGTGATGCTGGCTACCCTGATGGTGCCGTTCCACGTCACGCTGATCCCGTTCTTTCTGACGGTCAGCGCCGCGGGCGGCATCGACACGTACTGGGGCATGATCGTGCCGACCCTGGCCAACTTCATCTGGCACTGGAACGACTTCCTGTGGCCGCTGCTGGTCGCCCAGAGCGACGAGATGCGTACCATCACCGTCGGTCTGGCCACGCTACGTTCCGATCAGATGCTGCCACAGCAGCAACTCGCCGCCGCGACCATCACCGTGCTGCCGTGCCTGCTGGTCTTCGGGCTCCTCCAGCGGTACGTCGCCGACAACGTCGCCACCGTGGGAATCAAAGGATGA
- a CDS encoding DegT/DnrJ/EryC1/StrS family aminotransferase, producing the protein MIHYPSAAEPAGRSFGDEEAAALAEVLASGKLNFTVGGTQTPALENEFAALLGIDHAVACSSGTAAVHLAVGAVDPAPGDEIITTPLTDFGTVIPILAQNAVPVFADLDPATGLLDPSSVESLISERTRAIVAVHLFGAAAPVDELRDIADCRGITLIEDCAQAYLTALPDGRLAGTVGHVGCFSLQQYKHITCGDGGLAVSADPELAAAMRLFADKGWPRATGERTHLSFGMNYRMTELQAAVARAQLAKLLTVVADRRRTARRLADALRPLAGIRVPAGLDRHAVWLFPVVLDVDAAGADNQAYAKALAAEGVPVTAGYLDQPVYGYPALAQRRLYGGSGFPFTSPPARVEFRYGPGLCPQAERLIDRTLLVLQWNEAYTDADVDAIAAAFVRVHARLRG; encoded by the coding sequence GTGATCCACTATCCGAGCGCGGCGGAGCCGGCCGGCCGCAGCTTCGGTGACGAGGAGGCCGCGGCGCTGGCCGAGGTCCTCGCCTCCGGGAAGCTCAACTTCACCGTCGGCGGCACCCAGACACCGGCCCTGGAAAACGAGTTCGCCGCCCTGCTCGGCATCGACCACGCGGTGGCCTGCTCCTCCGGTACGGCCGCGGTGCACCTGGCCGTCGGCGCGGTCGACCCAGCGCCCGGTGACGAGATCATCACCACCCCGTTGACCGACTTCGGTACCGTCATCCCGATTCTGGCGCAGAACGCGGTGCCGGTCTTCGCCGACCTCGACCCGGCCACCGGCCTGCTCGACCCGTCCAGCGTCGAGTCCCTGATCTCCGAGCGGACCCGGGCGATCGTCGCCGTGCACCTGTTCGGCGCGGCCGCACCCGTCGACGAGCTGCGCGACATCGCCGACTGCCGCGGAATCACTCTGATCGAGGACTGTGCGCAGGCGTACCTCACGGCGCTGCCCGACGGCCGACTCGCCGGCACCGTGGGACACGTCGGCTGCTTCTCGCTGCAGCAGTACAAGCACATCACCTGCGGGGACGGCGGTCTAGCGGTCAGCGCGGACCCGGAGCTTGCCGCCGCGATGCGCCTGTTCGCCGACAAGGGCTGGCCCCGGGCCACCGGCGAGCGCACTCATCTGTCGTTCGGGATGAACTACCGGATGACCGAGCTGCAGGCGGCGGTCGCGCGGGCCCAACTCGCCAAGCTGCTCACCGTCGTCGCGGACCGTCGGCGCACCGCCCGGCGCCTCGCCGACGCGCTGCGCCCGCTGGCCGGGATTCGCGTGCCGGCCGGCCTCGACCGGCACGCCGTGTGGCTGTTCCCGGTCGTGCTGGATGTGGACGCGGCGGGGGCGGACAACCAGGCGTACGCCAAGGCGCTGGCCGCCGAAGGCGTACCCGTGACGGCCGGCTACCTCGACCAGCCGGTGTACGGGTATCCGGCACTCGCGCAACGGCGCCTGTACGGCGGATCCGGCTTCCCGTTCACCAGCCCGCCGGCCCGCGTCGAGTTCCGCTACGGACCGGGCTTGTGCCCTCAGGCTGAGCGGCTGATCGACCGGACCCTGCTCGTGTTGCAGTGGAACGAGGCGTACACCGACGCCGATGTGGATGCCATCGCGGCGGCCTTCGTCCGCGTTCACGCGCGCCTGCGTGGGTAG
- a CDS encoding DegT/DnrJ/EryC1/StrS family aminotransferase, with translation MTGDWPTWPQWTDADLTAVREVIDSGRWNGVDAPAVTDFEQRWAAYTGARHAICAANGTDSLLLGLRALGVGPGDEVIVPAYTFLATASAVALAGATPVFADIDPDSYCLDPAAVDAAVTPRTAAVIAVHLGGHPADMDALGALCRRRGLALVEDAAHAHGARHRDRPVGALADLASWSFQGSKNLTAGEGGALTTNDDGIAERMRSLRNQGRVAGGAWYEHHVLGWNSRLTAMQAALLRAGLDRLTAQVAAREAAAGYLDEHLPGTVTPQGRAPWVTVHAHHLYLFRYGRGPVGEFVEALRALDIPAVPGYPVPLYRQPLFAGRYDGVHLPETERACRETVWLPHELLLAPVERMAEVVAAVEKATR, from the coding sequence ATGACCGGCGACTGGCCTACATGGCCACAGTGGACGGACGCGGACCTGACGGCGGTCCGCGAGGTGATCGACTCCGGCAGGTGGAACGGCGTCGATGCCCCAGCGGTCACCGACTTCGAGCAGCGGTGGGCCGCCTACACGGGCGCCCGGCACGCGATCTGCGCCGCCAACGGCACGGACAGCCTCCTGCTCGGGCTGCGCGCCCTCGGCGTCGGCCCGGGAGACGAGGTCATCGTGCCGGCGTACACCTTCCTCGCCACCGCCTCGGCGGTCGCACTGGCCGGTGCCACGCCCGTGTTCGCCGACATCGACCCCGACAGCTACTGTCTCGACCCCGCCGCGGTCGACGCCGCGGTCACCCCGCGCACCGCCGCGGTCATCGCCGTGCACCTCGGCGGGCATCCGGCGGATATGGACGCGCTCGGTGCCCTCTGCCGACGGCGCGGTCTGGCGCTCGTCGAGGACGCCGCGCACGCCCACGGCGCCCGCCACCGGGACCGGCCCGTCGGCGCGCTCGCCGATCTTGCGTCCTGGTCGTTCCAGGGCTCGAAGAACCTGACCGCGGGCGAGGGTGGAGCGCTGACCACCAACGACGACGGCATCGCCGAGCGGATGCGTTCGCTGCGCAACCAGGGCCGGGTGGCCGGCGGTGCCTGGTACGAGCACCACGTTCTCGGCTGGAACTCCCGGCTGACCGCGATGCAGGCGGCGCTGCTCCGCGCCGGCCTGGACCGGTTGACCGCCCAGGTGGCGGCCCGCGAGGCGGCCGCCGGCTACCTCGATGAGCACCTGCCCGGGACGGTCACCCCGCAGGGGCGGGCGCCATGGGTCACCGTCCATGCCCACCACCTCTACCTGTTCCGCTACGGCCGTGGCCCGGTGGGGGAGTTCGTCGAGGCGTTGCGGGCGCTCGACATCCCTGCCGTGCCCGGCTATCCGGTACCGCTCTACCGGCAGCCACTGTTCGCCGGGCGCTACGACGGTGTGCACCTCCCGGAGACCGAGCGGGCCTGCCGGGAGACCGTCTGGCTGCCGCACGAGCTGCTGCTCGCACCGGTCGAACGGATGGCCGAGGTGGTCGCCGCCGTGGAGAAGGCCACTCGGTGA
- a CDS encoding oligopeptide/dipeptide ABC transporter ATP-binding protein yields the protein MPVVPVRHPRDRGRDWIVLAGDPPSPVDPPASCRFHTHCPLAADVCRERTPTLDTPAEGHAAACHFAPANI from the coding sequence GTGCCCGTGGTGCCCGTACGGCACCCCCGCGATCGCGGCCGCGACTGGATCGTGCTCGCCGGCGACCCGCCGAGCCCCGTCGACCCGCCGGCAAGCTGCCGCTTCCACACCCACTGTCCGCTCGCCGCCGATGTGTGCCGCGAGCGCACCCCCACCCTGGACACCCCGGCCGAAGGCCACGCCGCCGCGTGTCACTTCGCCCCAGCGAACATCTAA